The following proteins are encoded in a genomic region of Thiomonas sp. X19:
- a CDS encoding ABC transporter ATP-binding protein: MTALRIRGLQADYGGQPVLRDIQFDLEPGDYACLLGRSGSGKSTLLAAVAGFVHPHAGQIAIDGETVCDPTQSIDRPPHQRGLGMVFQDANLWPHLDVMDNILFPLRARKLPADHRWAEELLDRVGLAGYGRRKPATLSGGQRQRVAICRALVAKPSLVLLDEPLSAVDGPTREELQSYLQTLFGETRTTALHVTHDPSEAFALGRHVAVLEQGRIVQWSTPATVYREPSSEVVAGLTGSFRSVPVNVDFLEQNDLARFTFDGRAWQAPAHSSLRTGPARLLLRPEAVRIHAQAGAWRVHKRRFEAGLFHVEVEHPNGDRIQGTSPHDLSQDAVSIDLVSEHCWLLPADNHPA, encoded by the coding sequence ATGACAGCATTGCGCATCCGTGGGCTGCAGGCGGACTACGGAGGTCAGCCCGTTCTGCGTGACATTCAGTTCGATCTGGAGCCGGGCGACTATGCCTGTCTCCTGGGACGATCCGGATCGGGCAAGAGCACACTGCTCGCGGCGGTTGCGGGGTTTGTCCATCCCCATGCGGGGCAGATCGCAATCGATGGCGAAACGGTCTGCGATCCAACCCAGTCGATCGACCGCCCGCCGCACCAGCGCGGTCTGGGCATGGTGTTTCAGGATGCCAATCTCTGGCCGCATCTCGACGTCATGGACAACATCCTGTTCCCCTTGCGCGCACGCAAACTGCCGGCCGATCACCGATGGGCCGAGGAATTGCTGGATCGCGTGGGTCTGGCCGGGTATGGCCGACGCAAGCCCGCCACCTTATCTGGAGGCCAAAGGCAACGTGTGGCCATTTGCCGCGCGCTGGTGGCTAAGCCCAGCTTGGTGTTGCTCGACGAACCTCTATCTGCAGTCGACGGCCCGACCCGAGAAGAATTGCAGAGCTATCTGCAGACCCTGTTCGGCGAAACCCGCACGACCGCGCTTCACGTCACGCACGACCCCTCCGAGGCGTTCGCCCTCGGACGGCATGTGGCCGTTCTCGAGCAGGGACGCATCGTGCAATGGAGCACGCCAGCGACGGTGTACCGTGAGCCGTCCAGTGAGGTCGTGGCCGGACTGACCGGCAGTTTTCGCAGCGTGCCGGTCAACGTCGATTTCCTTGAGCAGAACGATCTCGCTCGATTCACCTTCGACGGCAGGGCTTGGCAAGCCCCCGCCCACTCCTCGCTCCGAACCGGGCCTGCGCGCCTGCTGCTTCGTCCTGAGGCGGTTCGCATCCACGCCCAAGCGGGCGCCTGGCGGGTGCACAAGCGCCGCTTTGAAGCTGGGCTCTTCCACGTTGAAGTCGAACACCCCAACGGCGATCGCATCCAGGGCACCAGCCCGCACGATCTGTCCCAGGATGCGGTGTCCATCGACCTCGTTTCGGAGCACTGCTGGCTCCTCCCCGCCGACAACCATCCCGCCTGA